From the Hemicordylus capensis ecotype Gifberg chromosome 1, rHemCap1.1.pri, whole genome shotgun sequence genome, the window ATTATATGTTGCATTCTTGCATCattgtgcagtacttcaggggtgcaatagaagagggggaagagagaataATTTGGCTGTGCtgtatattctggcactgtttatcaccccccccccagaaagaATTGGTGTCCAAGGTCACCACCTAGTTCTGCCTAGTGGTTGGGCTGACCCTGCTGTGCAGTCCTCCAGTGACTGTAATCTGCAATGCGACCTCAGCATCCCTGCGCTAAAGGCTTCTTTCACAGGGGACAGGCTGTGGAGGAGGGAGTAATGTTTGCAtctccctccacccaccacaAAAAGACCTTAACAATTGTACGCATATGGACCTGAGGGGGATATTTATGTTCCTGCATATGCaaacctcaggaacatatttataccagtggaaagggcttttgcacTGTGAGGAGAGACTCGAAAATCTCTTCCCCGCACCCTGTGCCCAGCCTGCTACATAAGAAGCCTTCCgtgcagggatgctgaaggcttcttgcaggCCCCCACAAAAGGGCTGTGCTCCAGCTCCAAAGACAGAGTGCTCACCTGGCTGCTCAGGGTTTCCCTCCCACTtagggggtggcgggggaggtaaccacaggtgtattctctagagcagggattcttaacgttgggtcctcagatgttattggacttcagttcccataatccctagccccagtggccttcggttgggggttatgggagttgaagtccaaaaacatctggggacccaacgttgagaatccctgctctagagcagggctggccGGAAGATCCAGGAAGGGGTGGGACTGTTGTTGGCTACATGATGTCTTCAGTGGGCACCACCACCCTTCTGCTGGTTCAGCGTCTTCCTTTATGAGTTCATGCCTTTCTAGGTCCGGTACAGACAGCTAGTCCATCGTGGTGGTGAGTTTCGGGACCAGAGATGTGGCACAGGTTAGAGTCGGAATCTTATGGATGCAATTACTGCACGGGATCACCAAAATATATTGAGCAGAAGTTGTAGCAGCCAAAGTATGACCAACTAATGCAGAgcatctctctctgtgtctctctctctctatatatatatttaatttctgtCCCCAGGAAGATTATGATCGCCTGAGACCATTATCGTACCCCATGACTGACGTCTTCCTCATCTGCTTCTCTGTGGTGAATCCAGCTTCCTTTCAGAATGTCAAGGAGGAATGGGTACCAGAGCTGAAAGAATATGCACCAAATGTACCCTTTTTGTTAGTTGGAACCCAGGTAGGTCCAAAGAtaatgaggtcgttcacacaaacgggtgggtggggaggtgggcaggTAGGCGGGGGAGGCTGGTTAagcttaccttcctcccagatgagccATGGCTTATGCCTATGAGTGTAGACCACCCTCCCAAATGAGTAGCACTGTGTGCCTGCAGTGCGCAGCTCCGGTGGCCAGGATGACACGTCCCGACCTCCGGGGCTGCAAcacatgcaatgcattgggggattcccccaagaaatGGGCGCTCTAGgttcctgtctctgtgtctgctggggctaaacatagccctagAAGACTATGGACTACCATTAACCATAGCCCCGGGCTACCATTAACCCGGGTTTGGTAGCCCGGGTTAAgagagcgctcccttaacctcaggtaACAGCcaagctaaaaagctgggctaggcagctctGGCCCatcaggatcgggcccgatcccagaaGTTCTCACACTCAGCCTAACCGAGGCTGGGTgtccctctgctctgctctgttttCCTGTCCTTATTTAATAGGATCATAGAatttcagagttggaagggaccttgaaaaTCCTCCAGTCCAACATGTGGCTCAGCGGCAAGAACCCTCTGCAacctccctggcagatggctGTCCTGTTTGGGAACCTCTAGAGAAGGAGGAGAGCCCAGCAAAGCCTCGCGAGGCAAAGTGTTCCACTGTCCAATCGCTCTTAGAGTCAGGGGTGTTCCTCCTGTTGCCTTGCCTGAACCGGCTGCCTTGGAACTGCTCCAGGAGCAGTCTGCTCTTCctcctgtgtgacagcccttcagatattgggCTATGGTAACTTGCCTTCTCTTTCCCAGGCTAAACGCACCCAGCACCTTCCGTGGTTCCTCATAAGACTTGGTTTCCAGGCCCTCGCCATCTTGGTTGCCTGCCTTTGAAACCAGTTTCAGTTCACCAATGCCCTCCTTAAAATGTGGGACCTAGAACTGGACATTCTGTTCCAAGCGAGGTCTTGCGATGTCCCTGCCCGTGGCCTTTGTTCCTCCAGGTCCACCACCCTCTGCTAACAAAAGTCTCCTGGTCTTTTACCTGACTCTTCCCAaactcccttgctgcccctgatTCCTGCAGCCTCCTTCCAGAGCACTTCACGGTGCTGCCACCTCTCTCCCTGGGAGCTCCCCAGACTCACCTTATCCGTGGGCATAGCCCTGTGGTCCTCACCCCCACCTAAAAAGGGAGCCGAAGTCCATGTAACTGCCGTTGTTCACCCCGTAagactccttcctcctctccctttcgGCCCCCTCTTTGCTGCCTCCTTCACTTGTCAACATTTGGATTGCAGGTTTCTCAGAGCAGAAGCCCATTTCCTTTGCCTTTCTTCCTCTGTAAAGCGGCATGTACACTGATGCAATGatgacagtgggccagttcagacgttACTTTCAACACATGATTAGATCCCTCTACACGTGtacaaaggacattgtagaactggaaaaggtgcagaagagggcaaccaagatgatcaggggcctagagaacctttcttatgaggcaaggctacaactcctgaggctattaagtttagaaaaaagacgactgcggggagatgtgataagaggtctataaaatcatgcgtggtgtggagaaagtggatagagagaaattcttctccttctcacataacactagaaccaggggtcatccccaggaaattgattgccaggaaatttaggaccagcaaacagaagtattttttcacccaatgcataatcaacttgtggaattctctcccacaagatgtgttgacagccaacaacctggatggctttaagaggagtctgggtaacttcatggaggagaagtctaccaatggctactagtcggagggctataggccacctccagcctcagaggcaagatgcctctaaataccagttgcacctcgtgggccactgtgtgaaacaggatgctggactagatgggccttgggcctgatccagcagagctgttcttatgttcttaaatgatcATCTGAACTGAAAAAACATGCATTGTCTACCCAGGATTCATATATTAGATATAAAGGCTGTTcccacgagcagcctaacccaggctaaggcagcctcaggatctgtgcagatcctggcactgccagCCCTCCTGACCCCACTTTTTAGTCCAGCCTTTAGTTGAGGTGAAGGcatgagcgcacccttaaccccagcacccggatcatgtgtgtgtgtgctcgggctgcttgcaacctgagtgcacacagagatgggcacctagagtgcccatctgctGTGGGATTCACTGATGCACcctgttgtgtggtgcattgtgggatatctggaggctgggacatgttCTGGCCTCCGGAGAGCTGCACTGCTTGGCACAGCGCGGATTGTCTGGGGTTGTGGTCCGCAATCCAGGCAACCTTTGTTTTATCGTCTGGCTACccgcccagtaggtcatgtgaatacccttacaaTGTAGAATTTAAAATGTGGGGTAGTCACTATCATGGGATTAGATTGAAAATCTGTATAGCTAAAGTGTTTCTCTCCCAACcatttgagtttgaactggaaaCACAACATAACCCAGGACAGGATCATtcactctacccacattggtcttttcgtctgaatttgttttccaagtgggtataaaaaaaacccacagatatactaattgtgtgtttaaaagtatcatctgaactggcccaatatcagatttatttatttttttaaggagttggggtaaagataaagtgtgccgtcgagtcggtgtcgactcctggagaccgcagagcgctgtggttgtctttagtagaatacagtatcgctgctgcctggcttgctagtcaagtcaaggGGTTGGGGTACCCTGGGCTAAATTATAGATTTTTAGATAAGCTCTTTATGGGCTCTGTTTATGATGAGCTCTGCTCATGAACCCTGGATGTGTGACATAAGAGTGATAAAATAACATCTGCAGGATGCAACCGGATGACTCATGATGGAAAGAAAATCCTTGTGGTCATTAACTGTGTCTGCTGCAAACAAATGcccacaaaacaaaaccctgccaccttttaGTGGAATTAAATAGGTTCCCAACTTCtatttcaggggttcccaacctgtgatactccggatgttgctgaaatacaactcccatcatccccagctacaatgtattgtggctggggagtgtgggagatgtagttcagccacatctggagtgccgcaggttgggaacccgaAATAGAGGTTTTCAGCTCTTGCCCAGCCCCTGTACCCACACATATAGGGCACTCTGCTCTGTGCTGTTCCCTCACCCCTACCTGCAGGGAACATTTCGGGGAGCAATGCAGACTGTGCATTGCTGAGTACTGGCTCCCAAACTGAAGGTAGAGTCGTGTTGGCAGAAGAGTTATCTGCCTTCTCCTGAGACACTTtctatcagggctgcacaacttcggccacTCTCAGCTGTTGCTGGAATATAacccccatcactcccagccacagtggtgaatagtcagggatgatgggagttgtagtccaacaacagctgggggtggctgaagttgtgtagtcctgcacactcacagagggccaaaacagccccgaaacgagaccgggggggggggaggccggcagggggaggagacgctggaggatccccctccccctggtggCCACCGCAGCACCTCCTGAAGGCCACCGCTGCCCTTGCCGGGCAgtaggtcattttttaaaaactgaaaattgaaCACACCCCGCCCTCGGACTGGGCCCGAaccggttctaatttgaaccagggCCCGGTTCAGGTGGTGCGAAAACCGAACGTGCCCAGTCTGATTCGAATCCActtcggatttgaaccgaacaaaccagttctatgcacatccctacaatctaGTTCTGATCTCAGAAAAATATGTTCCAAATATAATCCCATTCAGTACATAGCATGGCTGTTTCAGATAGATGAGAAACATATTCTTTTAGTGACACCTTTCCACAATGATTAATTTCATCTTGGAATTTCATCTTtccattaatttcatttttttaaaaaaaatgtctggtgtttttttaaaatttgaagttTGTTTAAGGGTGCATTTATTGTTGTCTTCCCTATCAGATTGATCTTCGGGATGATCCCAAAACTTTAGCAAGGCTAAATGACATGAAAGAGAAGCCAATCTCTATGGAGCAGGGACAGAAGCTAGCAAAAGAGGTAAGCTGGTCATTAAGAGACCCACAAGACActctttgtgtgcatgtgtgtgctcttTCTGCCCTTTGTTTCTTCTGAAAAAATTTAAAACGGTTTGcacttaatttatttttatttcatatgTTTATAGCCCACCTTTTCATCTAAACGCTTCTGCGGGACAGCTTGACActgatataaaaacaaaacatataacagcataataaaacaatgcgatcacagcaccagcagcaataaaacaaccaAATGAAGCCAAGAAAATAactccccaccccatttcagATGCTCCCTGAAATAGCGAGGTCTTAAAATTTTCAACCCACACTTCATTAAAGAGGGTACCAGGTGAGACTTGCATAGGATGGAATCCTCTAAACTAgaagccaccactgagaaggccctacgTTTGTGGCAGCACAAGTGCAGTATAATAGTGTATGTCTGGAAACCACAGGCACCTGCCAAAGTGCCTGAAGCTTATGGCTGAGTCAAAGCCTCTCCGCCCACTGAAAAcctttgctttggagtttgggagGTAAGGAGGGAGCAAAAGGTCCCCGCAAAttgcccccttttttttaaacccagaggTTCCCCACCACAGCCCTGTGAGTAGATGAGACATCACTGCTAAGTTTGCCTAGCCTTAACCTCTCTGAAAGCTCCCAAATTGATATGAATGGAGAGGCATTCTGGGTCCACTTAAGACTCGCACTCTATTGTTCAGTTCTGCGGTGCAGTACCGAAAAGAGTAAAGCTGAACAGAAAGAGGGTGTCTCAcagagggatgtgcacgaactgcggTTCGAGCAGGTTTTGGGAGTGGAGCCCGGGAGCttaaagaaagaggagagcaggtgcttagctgctctctgccactctatgcaacttcctgctggggtggtgtgcaTCCCAGGAATCCCCACATAGCGTCGGCACATGCGCAgacgccatttgcatggtcagcaacgccatgctgaccatgcaaatggcgctcatgcatgtgtggatgccatgtgcatgctgatgccgcGCAAGGATTTTTGGGacgtgtgctgccccagcaggaggctACATGGGGCGGCGGAAAGCAGCtagggacctgctctcctctttcttgaaGCTCCCAGGCCCTGCTCCTAAAATGGGCTCGAACTGCagtccttgcacatccctagtctcactTTCTAATCCTAGCCAGCTCTTGCAGATAGTTGTCCTTCTGCCATCAAATTCTGCAAGGTGCCCCAGTCATTGCATTTGTCATGCGGATTGAAAAACAGGAGGCTGCTACTCCTTTTGCCACAAGCAAGGCAACCACGAGTTTACACATGTCACTCCGCAGCTCCATTTGCAGTATCCAAACACTGCGTTTCTCTGCACTTTGTGGACCTTAGTTCCATCTTTGCTTtccttggctgacatactgctcagCCCACCATCAATCCAAGCAATCTGCGCAGACACTGCTGCGATCTGCAACCCAAGGGCAGCGTTGGAGCAAGTGCCATGGGAGCCGCATTGGAACAGTGATGGCGCTGGGCTCAGTAGGCATGGAGGAGCCCTGCCTCCACAACCACTATCGGTGTGCTTTTGAGTACTGCAGCAGAGTGCATGCATATCGCTTGGATTTATGCAGActgcacacacgcatgcacactcacactctttctcacacacacccctccttgaTATTTTGCCCCACTCCACAGAAACTCAACAGCACCCTCTTCTCTGCTGTTTTCCCCTCTAGTTCTTATCCAGGACTCTCACTTCAGCTTCCTGTGTGGCACTTTCAAATCAGCAAATGTCAAAGGgggcagtgttctaatttttcccatctgtgtgtgtgCCGAGTggattttgttctgagtggcagtatcaagacagtatgtgCGCACAtgcgttcagaatggggccttcctgattcaacctgagcgggatctaaaattaactgagcggacatcaataAACCAAtgagcatgcacatgccttagagggaacactgaaaggGGGCAATTCTGCCTTTGGATTTCTTCCGTGGCGAACCCTTTCCCAGGGAACCGGAGTGTTCTCTTTTTGTGGGGTTGCTGTTTTGGTATCAAGCACAGTGCAATCTTAGCAGCTAATGAAGCCATTTGGCACATGAATAAAACATTGCTTTAAATACTGCTAACTAAGGCGGCTCATTTAATACTTTTTAATAATTAGAAAATAGCTCTTCAGAATGGAAGACAATAGAACACATTAACGAAGTGAGTCACAGATAATTAAAATGTTGGCTGTACCTTTAGGGCATCCCAAAATGAACACCATTTGGAATATCAGGTGAGGTGATGCTGGGTTTACTGTGACTGCTTTTGTGTATAGCCTTATTTCTACTTGAGGGTTTAAGCTCTACAAAATTACCCATGTGGTTTCCTTTACCTATTTTCCCTTCCTAAAATGTATTACAACCACATTGTCAACAGTAAaaaagagagctgatcttgcgatagcaagcatgaattgtcgtcccctttgctgagcagggcccatcctggtttgcatttggatgggtggctacatgtgagtcctgtaagatcttccccttaggggatgaggccgtagctcagtggcagagcagctgcatgcagaagatcccaggctcactccctggcagcatctccaggtagggctgggaaagactgctgcctgaaaccttggagagcctctgccagtctgtgtaggcagtcctgcgctagatgaaccaatggtctgactcggtataaagcagcttcctatgttcctaatgaacaACAAAATCCCTAACTCTGCTTTTAATGTGTTTTCTTCAGAAACTGTACCTAATGAAAAGAACTCGGAATCTGTCACCAAAAGACAAAGCAGAGGAATAACTTCTTTTCCTGGAGGGTCAAATACCAGAATGTGTTTCACACAGGGGAgcttaaaaaccaaaccaaaccttgATGGTGCTATTAAAAAAGAAAGCCCCGTAAGCTCACAAATAGGTTTTGGAGAGGCTGGTACgtgtctctgtgcatgtgtgtgtctctgtAGCTATTAAACGCATTTGTTTTCTTGACAGATAGGCGCCTGCTGCTACGTGGAGTGCTCCGCTTTAACGCAGAAGGGACTGAAGACAGTTTTTGATGAAGCTATTATAGCCATTTTAACTCCAAAGAAACACACCGTGAAGAAAAGAATAGGGTCAAGATGCATTAATTGCTGCCTGATCACGTGAGACCCACTGGGACTGTGGCCACACCTACTGTGAAAATTTCTGACACCGTGCATATATACACTTAAACAAATACCCCGTTAACAGACCATAGATCAATCTGGAAGCATTTGGTGAAGTCCAGaggaaaaggtggtggtggtggtggggggggagtccCAGTTCTGTGAAGGAGCAGGCACCATCTGTTACAAATACTTTATTCGGACTGGAAGGAAAGTACAACCTCTCAGGGGTAACATAATTTAGGACAAACGACAGATGCATCATCACGTTGCTGCTGCATGCAAATCACGCTGCGAGAGGAGGGTGAGGGGAAGCCTGATGATGCTTTGAAGATGCTTGGCTCGCCCTCTGCGCCAACCATATAAAAGTCTCAGCACAGTCTTGATGGAATCGGCACAACAGCAGCAATCAGCCGCTTACTCTCTTTGCGCCAGCTATCTGCTTTTGTATGTCAGCTGCTTCCTGTTCCAGTATATCCACAAAGGTGCAAGGAGGAGACCGGCCACGTAGCCAAAGGTGGCTCCAAGCGAACAGGAAATGGGCCACACCTGAAGGAAGAGAACGCTGCGTTAGATGGCAagatggaggggtggggggaaggaagcgTTGGCCCCTTTTATGTACTTGATGAGCACAAGTTCTCCGTGTTAATCTGCAGAAGAAGCCAAAATGTGATACAGGATCCATTGCAGAGCTTGACGTGCTTTCTCGGAGAATGCCAAAAGTGTTAACGGCCATCATGCATTTATTACAAACACTAAATGTTGTacagtttttaattaacattCATTAAATTGTAACTAGGCTCCTGGCTGTTGCACAAGGCGCTTGGTAATTCCCCAAACCAGGTAAGCCGCTTGTGGAGTGTTAATCCCTGTTTGGGGGCCAGAGCTGTTGGGAGTGCTCCCATGGACTTTGCTGTTTTTCAATTAGATTTGAGAGTGGCTGGCCCAAACCGTCTGTATTATTCCCCCCTGCCCTATGGCGTTCACCTCTGAGTAGCTGTGACAAATGTTCGCTAGGGAAGCACAATTCAGAGAAGCACACCAAGGGAGGCCACAGGTGACAAAGGAGGGCAAGTTTTAGCTGATGGCAACTTGCCACTCGGActgaaagcttgctcacctctCACGGGGTAGTATGCAGCACATTGCCTCAgctggcagcagcaaggcagctgcCTGCACGACTTTCCTCTGCTGTCCAAGAGTCGCACTGTTCGGGCAGGGTCTCTTGGGTTTTCTACACGCACCCCCAGGGTGCATCAGAATGCCCCATTCACAGTGCTCAGAATCTCGGTTTCCCTTCCCTTGGGGCCCAAAGGATGAAATTAGGCAGATGGGAAAGCAAGGTGACTGGAAGCATGACCTGCCTCCCGTTGCTTGAATTCAGTTCTTGAAAATAGATCATCGCTGTTTGTGCTGCAGCAGATCGAGTCCATCCCATCCCAGTATTCTGGCTAACACGCTGCACAGTATCCCACAGGCATTGTGGGCACCATGGGAACGACTGCGTGCTCATAACACTGCATTGACACAGTTGCAAAGGCCTGGAATTGCTCAAACTCAGTTGCACAATGGATGGCCATCGTGTGCCAACACAGTTTTATGAGCATGCAGCAATTCCTGAGCTCTCACAATGTCTGCAGGATGCTGCGCAGCATGTCGGCTCTGACTCCTAACAATGGCCACCCAgatgcccaaagcagtttatgtagatataaataaattggctccgtgacacaatctaaaaaagaaacataagatagacaccagcaagagacaCTAGATGGAtaccgtgctggggatggattttTGGAAAGGTTTGCGAACCTCCACCTGGGTCGTTGCCACGCCAACTTCAGCCCTTGGTTACTACAAACCTTTGGTTGAAGTGGGTTCAAATTTGGTTTGGTAAAGGGCCACTGGAGGTTTGCAAGAATTCCCGGGTCTCACAACACACCTGATGGGAGGGATAGCTGGTTCCCGGCTAACGAACGTTGCGGTCTTTGTGTGACTCCACCCTGCAAATGCTTCTCCTCTGTTGTGCAGTGCAGTGATGTCATATCAGCACATGGAGGGCAGGGTTATGCTGGCATAGTGTAGCTCCCCAGCTAGGGAGCTCAAACTGGGGCCAATGTTCCACATGGGAAAAGCCACAAATGGTTTCTGTAGCTTGTAAGTGAGTTCGGAGCATACTTAGTGATTTAAATAAAAGTGCTTTAGTTCATccatgcaaatctgaagtttcattgactgatatcctgactaaattgaaCTACAGTAGGACTTGATGGACGTCCTATTGAAACTAGTTAGAATAACTCTTAAGTAGTACTATTGagaaatttagtctggatgtcagccatagatTTAAGGTTTACAGTGATCCATAAAGGCAATAGTAAATCTAAAATCTGGACAAACACAAAATCGGTGGAACTCCAATTCTGACTTCAGGATTAAATCAAAAGATGTAAATATTTGCACAAGCTGGATAAGTAAAATTTAAGACACATTAATAATGGAAACCCAGTTCTTGTTTATATCAGCTTTGTTTCATTTGTATCTCCTAGCATCGTGGCTCTTGACTTGTGAATGCCAACCGGTGGCACGCTGCTTCGCTGTACTTCCTAGCAGCTCTCCACAATCCTGAGAATGAGGCACTTTCTACTTCCAAACTTTATACTTAAGTTGTTGAATTCTGCGTCAAGTAGCAAATTCTGTGCTAGCACACTGCTCCTGCAAAAGCGCAGAATGCAGATAACGCTGGGCACATTCTAGTCTAGAATACTCTGTGGCAATCTTCCAGCTGTGCCATTATTCACCGCTGTCTGTTACCGCGTCAGGGTTACCGAATGCACTTACGGCAAACAGATGCCAAATGCTGACACTGTGCAGTAGCGAGACAACAGGCCATTGTTGCTTCAGGATTTTGGAGCCCTATGCAGACGTCCTCAACTACCATACCATCTTGCGAGACCTGCTATTTATGTGTTGGAGTAATGTTTGAATAGGGACTATGCATGTGGAGCCCAATGTGCAGGTCCCATCCATACCACTGTTGCCTCTCTAATTGGGGGTGGAAGGAAAAAGACTGCGCACACAGACCTTGATTAGAATGTAACATCCAgttcacagctgccacatctGGCTCAGATGGGCATGGGGCATGCCAGGAGTGTGGGGGCAGGGCAATGTAATTTCCGCCATGTGTAGATTAGAAAACATCTCCAGTTATAAGAACCACTACTCtgaagggccaaactagatgtaacATTAAACATGccaatttattattaattattattattattattaataacaatttgatttctatactgcccttccaaaaatggctcagggtggtttacacagagaaataataaataaattagtctgGGGTTTGTTCTTACTTTAAAATAGTAGCTGTGTGGAGTTTGGGCCTGGCCCGTGGCATGGAGTTGGGGTACTTACTTCACCCTTCCACATCTATTTTCCTGAAAAATCTGCCCCCTGCCAAGCTGCTATGAACCCCAATGGTGCCATTTAATGCAAGGACACCACTTGGGAGAGATTGTTTAGCAGGTAAGCAATATGGAGATAGAGGGCAGGGTCACACAATCCACCagaagtggggaaatagcaaCTAGCAGCGTGTGCTCCTTGCCCACACCCAATTCCCCTGTCTTCCCAACATTCTCCTGACTTCCATAATTAAAGTATGGAAGTCAAGCAGAGGACTCAGGAACCAGACTTAGTTGAGTTCAGAAGTCACACCCACCAGCAGCATGTGCTGCTGGTTCCTGATATCACCCCAACCTCCCTACTTGTGGCAGATCGTGTGAATCCACCCTAAAGGGATCAACACCCCCTCTACCACTATGCTAGTGTCCCGATTCAGATTTGGCTCCTGCGTGgatattttaaagtaaaaaaacTGAACTCCAAATTAGACAGCGCGTCTAGCTCGGCCCAAATGTCACAGGATAGAGGATTTTCTTGGCACCAGCGATTCGTTCCAGTATTGGCTTGAATATTCGGGCAAAACCCAAGATTGGTTTCCTACATTTGAATGTAAACAGAAATGGCCCAACCTTAGTTCTGAAACACATTGGCCTGGATAATCACAacataaaaagccaagttttaattTAAAGCTGCAGCCTGTCTGGGGGTTAAGGAGGGGAATGCACTGAGCTGCAGCTTAGCTCTGCTCTTTGGTGGACTGTGGACCATCCTCACTGTGCCTTCTGCTGTTCTGAGACAACACATCTACGCTATATTTTGTTAATCTTTATCATAGGCACAATTTG encodes:
- the RHOQ gene encoding rho-related GTP-binding protein RhoQ, which encodes MANGTGTAVMLKCVVVGDGAVGKTCLLMSYANDAFPEEYVPTVFDHYAVSVTVGGKQYLLGLYDTAGQEDYDRLRPLSYPMTDVFLICFSVVNPASFQNVKEEWVPELKEYAPNVPFLLVGTQIDLRDDPKTLARLNDMKEKPISMEQGQKLAKEIGACCYVECSALTQKGLKTVFDEAIIAILTPKKHTVKKRIGSRCINCCLIT